Proteins encoded by one window of Torulaspora delbrueckii CBS 1146 chromosome 2, complete genome:
- the RPA135 gene encoding DNA-directed RNA polymerase I core subunit RPA135 (similar to Saccharomyces cerevisiae RPA135 (YPR010C); ancestral locus Anc_8.113), translated as MSTIIKPPRARTAEFHTLERESRFINPPKDKSAYPLLQEAVQPHIGSFNALTEGPDGGLLNQAVKDIGEKVIFDGKSNSDDFLGNKLSLSVEQVSITKPMSNDGVTSAVERKNYPAEARQRLSSYRGKLMLKLKWSVNDGNDEVFTEVRDCGGLPIMLQSNRCHLNKLSPAELVQCKEESDEVGGYFIVNGIEKLIRMLIVQRRNHPMAIVRPSFANRGASYSQYGIQIRCVRPDQTSQTNVLHYLNDGQVTFRFSWRKNEYLVPVIMILKALCDTSDREIFDGIIGSDTKNSFLTDRLELLLTGFRKRYPQLKNRRQILQYLGDKFRVVFQASPDKSDYEVGQEVLDRIVLVHLNGESNKDKFFMMLFMIRKLYSLVAGECCPDNPDATQHQEVLLGGFLYGMIIKEKIEEYLQNIVAQIRTDINRGLSTNFKDRKYVSRVLMRVNENIGSKLQYFLSTGNLVSQSGLDLQQVSGYTVVAEKINFYRFISHFRMVHRGSFFAQLKTTTVRKLLPESWGFLCPVHTPDGSPCGLLNHFAHKCRISTKQSDVSKIPSILFSLGVSPASQTFAAGASLCCVQLDGRIIGWVSHEQGKIIADTLRFWKVEGKTAGLPLDLEIGYVPPSTRGQYPGLYIFGGRSRMMRPVRYLPLDKEDIVGPFEQVYMNIAVTPQELQNNVHTHVEFTPTNILSILANLTPFSDFNQSPRNMYQCQMGKQTMGTPGVALCHRSDNKLYRLQTGQTPIVKANLYDDYGMDNFPNGMNAVVAVISYTGYDMDDAMIINKSADERGFGYGTMYKVEKIDLSLNRSRGDPISQHFGFGTDEWPKEWMEKLDEDGLPYIGTYVEEGDPICAYFDDTLNKTKIKTYHSSEPAYIEEVNLIGDESNKLPELQTVSIKYRIRRVPQIGDKFSSRHGQKGVCSRKWPTIDMPFSETGIQPDVIINPHAFPSRMTIGMFVESLAGKAGALHGIAQDATPWTFNESDTPADYFGDQLRAAGYNYHGNEPMYSGVTGEELRADIYIGVVYYQRLRHMVNDKFQVRSTGPVNSLTMQPVKGRKRHGGIRVGEMERDALIGHGTAFLLQDRLLNCSDYTQTSVCRECGAILTTQQSVPRIGSMSSVRCRRCAIKFEDVKKMLNKYQGDESVFIDDSHIWEDGQGNKYVGGGETTTVAIPFVLKYLDSELAAMGIRLRYNVEPR; from the coding sequence ATGAGTACCATCATTAAACCCCCAAGGGCAAGAACAGCCGAATTTCATACTCTCGAGAGAGAATCTCGTTTCATAAATCCTCCAAAGGATAAATCTGCATACCCTCTGCTGCAAGAAGCAGTACAACCACACATTGGTTCCTTCAATGCGTTAACAGAGGGCCCTGATGGCGGGCTTTTAAACCAGGCAGTCAAGGATATCGGTGAAAAAGTGATTTTCGATGGTAAATCTAATAGCGATGACTTTCTAGGTAACAAATTGTCCCTCAGCGTAGAACAAGTATCGATCACTAAACCCATGTCTAATGATGGTGTGACATCTGCagttgagagaaagaattaTCCTGCAGAGGCCAGACAGAGACTTTCCTCTTATAGAGGTAAACTtatgttgaaattgaaatggTCCGTCAACGATGGTAACGATGAAGTTTTTACAGAAGTTAGAGACTGTGGTGGGTTGCCCATCATGTTGCAAAGTAATAGATGTCATTTGAACAAGCTTTCTCCAGCAGAATTAGTTCAATGCAAGGAAGAATCCGATGAAGTTGGTGGTTATTTTATTGTCAACGGTATCGAGAAACTGATCAGAATGTTAATTGTACAGAGAAGGAACCATCCAATGGCTATTGTTAGACCTTCGTTTGCTAACAGAGGTGCCTCTTATTCTCAGTACGGTATTCAAATTAGATGTGTTAGACCAGATCAAACTTCTCAAACTAACGTTCTTCATTACTTGAACGATGGTCAAGTGACCTTCAGATtttcttggagaaagaaTGAATATCTGGTTCCAGTTATCATGATTCTTAAGGCCCTATGTGATACCAGTGATAGAGAGATTTTTGATGGTATCATTGGTTCAGACACAAAGAACTCTTTCTTAACTGATCGTTTAGAATTGCTTCTAACGGGTTTCAGAAAGAGATACcctcaattgaagaatcgCAGACAAATTTTGCAATATTTGGGTGACAAATTCAGAGTTGTCTTCCAGGCTTCTCCAGATAAATCTGATTATGAAGTGGGTCAGGAAGTGTTGGATCGTATCGTTTTGGTTCATCTGAACGGTGAATCCAATAAAGACAAGTTCTTCATGATGCTTTTCATGATTAGAAAACTGTACTCTTTGGTGGCAGGTGAGTGTTGTCCAGATAATCCAGATGCTACACAACATCAAGAAGTCCTGCTAGGTGGGTTCCTATACGGTATGATTATAAAGGagaaaattgaagaatactTGCAAAATATCGTTGCACAAATCAGAACAGATATCAACCGTGGTCTGTCGActaatttcaaagatcgCAAATACGTTAGCAGAGTATTGATGAGAGTCAATGAGAATATTGGCTCGAAATTACAGTATTTCCTCTCTACAGGTAATTTGGTCTCGCAATCTGGGTTGGATTTGCAGCAAGTTTCAGGTTACACAGTTGttgctgaaaagattaatTTCTACCGTTTCATATCGCATTTCAGAATGGTGCATAGAGGTTCTTTCTTCGCCCAATTGAAGACTACTACCGTTAGAAAATTGTTACCAGAATCCTGGGGGTTCCTTTGTCCCGTCCACACACCTGATGGTTCTCCATGTGGTTTGCTAAACCATTTTGCGCACAAGTGTCGTATCTCTACGAAACAATCTGATGTGTCAAAGATTCCTTCTATCCTATTCTCACTAGGTGTTTCACCAGcttctcaaacttttgCGGCAGGTGCATCTCTATGCTGCGTCCAACTAGATGGTAGAATTATTGGTTGGGTGTCTCATGAACAAGGTAAGATCATCGCTGATACcctgagattttggaaagTCGAAGGTAAGACCGCAGGTTTGCCATTGGACTTGGAAATCGGTTATGTTCCTCCATCAACTCGTGGTCAATACCCTGGTCTGTATATCTTTGGTGGTCGCTCTAGAATGATGCGTCCCGTCAGATACTTGCCACTTGACAAGGAAGATATTGTCGGTCCGTTCGAACAGGTTTACATGAACATCGCCGTTACTCCGCAAGAATTACAAAACAATGTGCACACTCATGTCGAGTTTACGCCAACTAACATTCTATCCATTCTGGCAAACTTGACTCCATTTTCTGATTTCAACCAATCTCCAAGAAATATGTACCAGTGTCAAATGGGTAAGCAAACTATGGGTACTCCAGGTGTCGCATTATGCCACCGTTCGGACAATAAGCTTTATAGGTTGCAAACAGGTCAAACACCTATCGTGAAGGCCAACCTATATGATGACTACGGTATGGATAACTTCCCTAACGGTATGAACGCAGTGGTGGCGGTCATCTCCTACACTGGGTATGATATGGATGACGCGATGATCATTAACAAGTCAGCAGACGAGAGAGGTTTCGGATACGGTACGATGTACAAGGtcgaaaaaattgatctATCGCTGAATAGAAGCCGTGGTGATCCAATCTCTCAGCATTTCGGTTTTGGTACCGATGAATGGCCTAAGGAATGGATGGAGAAGCTAGATGAAGACGGATTACCATACATTGGAACTTATGTCGAAGAGGGTGATCCAATTTGCGCATACTTTGACGATACTTTAAACAAGACCAAGATTAAGACATATCACTCGTCGGAACCAGCAtacattgaagaagtcaaCCTTATTGGCGATGAATCCAACAAGCTCCCTGAGCTGCAAACTGTCTCCATCAAGTACCGTATTAGAAGAGTTCCACAAATTGGTGACAAATTCTCTTCTAGACACGGTCAAAAAGGTGTCTGTTCTCGTAAATGGCCTACGATTGACATGCCATTCAGCGAAACTGGTATTCAACCCGATGTCATTATTAACCCTCACGCGTTCCCATCTCGTATGACCATTGGTATGTTTGTCGAGTCGCTAGCGGGTAAAGCTGGTGCTTTGCACGGGATTGCCCAGGATGCCACCCCATGGACTTTCAACGAAAGTGACACTCCAGCTGATTATTTCGGTGATCAGCTCCGCGCAGCAGGTTACAATTACCATGGTAATGAGCCAATGTACTCTGGTGTCACTGGTGAAGAACTAAGGGCTGATATTTACATCGGTGTCGTCTACTATCAAAGATTGCGTCACATGGTGAACGATAAGTTCCAAGTCCGTTCCACTGGTCCTGTGAATAGCTTGACAATGCAACCAGTCAAGGGTAGAAAGAGACATGGTGGTATTCGTGTTGGTGAAATGGAAAGAGACGCGTTGATCGGTCACGGTACCGCCTTTTTGCTGCAGGACCGTCTGCTAAACTGTTCCGATTACACGCAGACTTCTGTCTGTCGTGAATGTGGTGCCATTCTAACCACCCAACAAAGTGTTCCACGTATAGGCTCTATGTCGTCGGTTCGTTGTCGTCGCTGTGCGATCAAATTCGAAGATgtaaagaagatgttgaataAATACCAAGGAGATGAAAGTGTATTTATCGACGACTCGCACATATGGGAAGATGGTCAAGGTAATAAATATGTCGGTGGTGGTGAAACCACGACAGTGGCAATTCCATTTGTCTTGAAATACTTGGACTCTGAACTGGCAGCTATGGGTATCAGACTACGTTACAACGTGGAGCCACGCTGA
- the TDEL0B05480 gene encoding nucleobase:cation symporter-2 family protein, whose amino-acid sequence MDSTLAAAYSADDTKPNALQRLRIFFIWLLHKFTTKEGLLGDYNYKYLFTPSYPFRDWITRKRGLQVVSVDQPFFSLNEDVPVALGLLLGLQHALSMLAGVITPPMIIGSVAKLPTQLTQYLVSASLISSGILSAVQITRFRIPFTSYHIGSGLLSVVGTSFAVLGIVEKALPVMYKTGFCPSSSDGTALACPDGYGAILGTAACCALLEIALSFTPPRILQRVFPKIVTGPVVLCIAVPLIQSGFNDWIGGSGCVGKICPYAGGPQAAPWGSAKFIGLGFLVFFTIIMCEKYGPPIMKSCAVIVGLIVGCIVAAAVGYFDRSSIDAAPAATFLWVHTFKLRVYGPAVLPTLVMFIVLAQEAIGDITATSDVSRLDVEGPVYESRIQGGILSDGLGGIFSALFTVTPMSTFAQNNGVISLTKCASRQVGYWCCFFMIIMGIFSKFGAALVAIPKPVLGGMTTFLFTTVTVAGLKIISSIPFTRRDRFVLTGALLPGFGAILVPTWFDNVFTYSGDNHALQGFYDAIVLVMESSFTVCGLMGIILNLIIPQELDEELIDDIELQQENLSVLDGQTSPMISTVLSNKAKEAQSHGPNDLIISQDVHELKDVTHYNVSPSRSSKS is encoded by the coding sequence ATGGATTCAACTTTGGCCGCTGCTTACAGCGCCGACGATACAAAGCCTAATGCTTTACAAAGATTAAGAATCTTTTTCATTTGGCTACTACACAAGTTTACGACTAAAGAGGGTCTGCTAGGAGATTACAATTACAAATACCTTTTCACACCTTCGTACCCATTCCGGGACTGGATCACTAGGAAGAGAGGTTTACAAGTTGTGAGTGTTGATCAACCATTCTTCTCTCTGAATGAGGATGTTCCAGTGGCATTGGGTCTTCTACTTGGTTTACAACATGCTTTATCGATGTTGGCAGGTGTCATTACACCTCCAATGATCATTGGTAGTGTTGCGAAATTACCAACCCAATTAACTCAGTACCTTGTTTCTGCTTCATTGATCAGTTCTGGTATACTATCTGCTGTGCAGATTACTCGATTCCGTATTCCTTTCACTTCATACCATATTGGTTCAGGATTGCTATCGGTGGTTGGAACTTCCTTTGCTGTACTTGGCATTGTCGAGAAAGCACTTCCTGTGATGTACAAGACTGGTTTTTGTCCAAGTTCGAGTGATGGTACTGCATTAGCCTGCCCCGATGGGTATGGAGCCATCCTGGGAACTGCCGCTTGTTGTGCCCTACTAGAAATTGCTTTGTCCTTTACACCTCCTAGGATCTTACAAAGAGTTTTCCCAAAGATCGTTACTGGTCCCGTGGTGTTGTGTATTGCTGTTCCATTAATTCAAAGTGGATTCAACGACTGGATTGGTGGTAGTGGTTGTGTTGGTAAAATATGTCCATATGCCGGTGGCCCGCAGGCGGCTCCCTGGGGTTCTGCCAAATTCATTGGATTGGGTTTCCTAGTTTTCTTTACGATCATCATGTGTGAAAAATACGGTCCTCCAATTATGAAGTCCTGCGCGGTGATTGTTGGGTTGATTGTGGGCTGTATCGTTGCAGCCGCTGTCGGATATTTTGATCGTAGTTCGATTGATGCTGCTCCAGCGGCAACTTTCCTGTGGGTTCACACTTTCAAGTTGCGTGTCTATGGTCCCGCTGTCTTACCGACCTTAGTGATGTTTATCGTGCTGGCGCAGGAAGCGATCGGTGATATCACTGCTACCAGCGACGTCTCTAGGTTAGACGTGGAAGGTCCTGTTTACGAATCGCGTATTCAAGGTGGTATCTTATCCGATGGTCTTGGCGGTATCTTCTCTGCACTCTTCACTGTTACTCCCATGTCAACTTTTGCACAAAATAACGGTGTCATCTCCTTAACCAAATGTGCTAGTAGACAGGTCGGTTACTGGTGTTGTTTCTTTATGATCATCATGGGTATTTTCTCTAAATTTGGTGCTGCACTGGTGGCAATTCCAAAGCCTGTACTTGGAGGTATGACAACTTTCCTCTTCACCACTGTCACTGTAGCAGGTTTGAAAATCATCTCTTCGATCCCAttcacaagaagagatagGTTTGTCCTCACTGGTGCTTTGTTGCCTGGGTTCGGCGCTATCCTAGTGCCAACCTGGTTCGATAACGTATTCACTTACTCTGGTGACAACCATGCGTTGCAAGGTTTTTACGATGCTATTGTGCTAGTTATGGAGTCTAGTTTCACCGTTTGCGGTCTCATGGGTATCATCTTGAATCTGATTATTCCTCAGGAACTAGACGAAGAGCTAATCGATGACATCGAGCTTCAACAAGAGAACCTCAGTGTGCTAGATGGCCAGACATCCCCTATGATTAGCACCGTGCTTTCAAACAAAGCTaaagaagctcaaagtCATGGTCCCAATGACCTGATTATCTCCCAAGATGTTCACGAGCTAAAAGATGTCACTCACTATAACGTTTCCCCCTCAAGATCCTCTAAATCTTAA
- the MRA1 gene encoding Mra1p (similar to Saccharomyces cerevisiae YPR010C-A; ancestral locus Anc_8.114) yields the protein MRPAQLLLNQAKKGSGLGIPVELTPLFIAMGLALASGTYFTFKKFSSDETLRVTKNPELSNLKKVLAESDKE from the exons ATGAGACCAGCACAACTACTATTGAACCAAGCT AAAAAGGGTTCCGGTCTAGGTATCCCAGTTGAATTGACTCCATTGTTCATTGCCATGGGTTTGGCTTTGGCTTCTGGTACCTATTTCACTTTTAAGAAGTTTTCTTCTGATGAGACTTTGAGAGTCACCAAGAACCCAGAATTatccaatttgaagaaggtcTTGGCCGAATCTGACAAGGAGTAG
- the MRX21 gene encoding Mrx21p (similar to Saccharomyces cerevisiae YPR011C; ancestral locus Anc_8.115) gives MSRDSNVAFWAGGIAGAVSRTVVSPFERVKILLQVQNSTTAYNQGLFSAIGQVYREEGLKGLFRGNGLNCIRIFPYSAVQFVVYEACKKHLFHVDGAQGQQLNNWQRLFGGALCGGASVVATYPLDLVRTRLSIQTASLQKLHKSKASSIKPPGVWELLSRIYREEGNIKGLYRGVWPTSLGVVPYVALNFAVYEQLKEWTPQNDLSNFYLLCMGAISGGVAQTITYPFDLLRRRFQVLAMGGNELGFHYSSVTDALVTIGKTEGLAGYYKGLTANLFKVVPSTAVSWLVYEVVTEAMV, from the coding sequence ATGTCTCGAGACTCGAACGTGGCTTTTTGGGCCGGTGGGATCGCTGGTGCGGTATCTAGAACAGTAGTTTCACCGTTTGAAAGAGTCAAAATTCTGCTACAAGTGCAGAACTCTACCACTGCCTATAATCAGGGTTTGTTCAGTGCCATTGGACAAGTATACCGCGAGGAAGGTTTAAAGGGACTGTTTAGAGGTAATGGACTCAATTGTATTAGGATATTTCCCTACAGCGCTGTACAATTCGTGGTCTATGAAGCTTGTAAGAAGCATTTATTCCATGTAGATGGTGCACAGGGACAACAATTGAACAACTGGCAACGTTTATTCGGCGGTGCCCTATGTGGAGGGGCCAGTGTTGTTGCAACTTACCCATTGGATCTTGTAAGGACAAGACTTTCGATCCAGACTGCAAGTTTACAGAAACTACACAAGTCAAAGGCTTCGTCGATTAAACCGCCTGGAGTTTGGGAACTCTTAAGTCGAATTTACCGCGAAGAAGGCAACATCAAAGGTTTGTATCGTGGTGTGTGGCCCACAAGTCTTGGTGTGGTTCCGTACGTAGCATTGAACTTTGCCGTCTATgaacagttgaaagaatGGACCCCACAAAACGACCTATCGAACTTTTACTTGTTGTGTATGGGGGCCATAAGTGGCGGAGTCGCACAAACTATTACATATCCTTTCGATCTCCTAAGGAGAAGGTTCCAAGTGCTTGCAATGGGTGGTAACGAGCTTGGATTTCATTATTCAAGCGTTACAGACGCTCTCGTAACTATAGGCAAGACCGAGGGTCTAGCAGGCTACTACAAAGGACTAACGGCGAACCTTTTTAAAGTGGTACCATCCACAGCAGTAAGCTGGCTAGTCTATGAGGTTGTAACCGAAGCTATGGTCTAG
- the TDEL0B05510 gene encoding uncharacterized protein, with product MRVSATCILFIFAALNGLLKANELYDFEHHCTEDDGRLTCIDPFTGFDYELLTPNDGKTYTSKELFDTYIDNQIRARNERVARASSINRISRWTLKKGNIVFSNMRHWISNNRKGPRAICHVPWKDLCLSWALYDGNLLPNGANADTAGFASRCVQAGMTVDVVAATYNYSHFTCVTESESAKQVRCNGPSQSMSRPLGSQSCNKMQ from the coding sequence ATGCGAGTTTCAGCAACATGCATATTATTTATATTTGCCGCGCTCAATGGACTACTCAAAGCCAACGAGTTGTATGATTTCGAACATCATTGTACTGAGGATGATGGGCGATTGACTTGTATAGATCCATTCACAGGTTTTGATTACGAACTTCTCACACCAAATGACGGAAAGACATatacttcaaaagaattgtTTGACACATACATCGACAATCAAATCAGGGCTCGAAACGAGAGAGTTGCACGCGCTAGCTCTATCAATCGTATCTCCAGGTGgactttgaaaaagggAAACATAGTTTTCAGTAACATGCGGCATTGGATATCTAACAACCGAAAAGGACCCAGAGCAATATGCCATGTCCCATGGAAAGATCTATGTTTATCTTGGGCATTATATGACGGTAACCTATTACCAAACGGAGCAAATGCCGATACAGCAGGATTCGCATCGAGATGTGTCCAAGCAGGGATGACTGTTGACGTGGTGGCTGCAACTTATAACTACTCCCACTTTACCTGCGTCACTGAAAGTGAAAGTGCAAAACAGGTCAGGTGTAATGGGCCCTCACAATCTATGTCTCGCCCATTAGGATCTCAAAGTTGCAATAAAATGCAATAA
- the PXP1 gene encoding putative indolepyruvate decarboxylase family protein (similar to Saccharomyces cerevisiae YEL020C; ancestral locus Anc_1.450): protein MTLPIPEYFTQLLQQYGVDTVFGIVGIPIVELADTMIGKGIKFIACRNEQSASYAASAYGYLTGKPGVLLVVGGPGLIHALAGIYNSMSNRWPLIVIAGSSEDLHKGGFQELDQVSLLSDHLKFTGKLTTDPDVIELVTYNAMRLTTTGTPGVTYIDFPGSLISESIERSPYPVQSISRIQYMPDTESLQRVVKLLSSDQNKRILVVIGKGAVNASNEVRKLINDYNLPFLSTPMAKGVVPDSHPLNASSARSKALKEAEIVLVLGARLNWILHFGAPPKWDANTIFIQVDCDPESLGQNNQRGVGYSLCGDIGLTVKSLIEKLKLERWAYQGLSRELRSAIKLNHEKLAKKEQIVHHGRLNYNKVYQCLRTFIDDSRTIIVSEGANTMDQARISFPTDYPKHRLDAGTNATMGIGLGYAIAAKIARPDKSIVLLQGDSAFGFSAMEIETAVRNRLGLVIIVMNNSGIYHGVGQKVEGSLPSTALSQDCRYDLVGQGLGAVGYIVHTLQELENAFKKSLQASLIAQETSVINVIIEAGKQGKLSFGWQTVKKERL from the coding sequence ATGACGCTTCCTATTCCAGAGTACTTCACTCAACTTCTACAGCAGTATGGTGTGGACACTGTTTTTGGTATTGTTGGTATTCCAATTGTGGAGTTAGCAGATACCATGATTGGAAAAGGTATCAAGTTTATAGCTTGCAGGAACGAACAATCTGCATCCTATGCAGCATCTGCATATGGCTATCTGACAGGGAAACCAGGTGTGCTTTTAGTGGTTGGTGGTCCGGGGTTGATACATGCGTTGGCGGGGATTTACAATTCGATGAGTAATAGATGGCCGCTAATCGTGATTGCCGGTAGTAGCGAGGATCTTCATAAGGGTggatttcaagaactggACCAGGTTAGTTTGCTTAGTGatcatttgaaattcaCTGGTAAATTAACCACAGACCCTGACGTCATCGAATTGGTGACTTATAACGCCATGAGGCTTACCACGACAGGCACGCCTGGGGTTACGTATATTGACTTCCCGGGTAGTCTCATCAGTGAGTCGATAGAGAGATCGCCCTATCCTGTCCAATCAATCTCGAGGATACAATATATGCCCGATACTGAGTCACTTCAAAGAGTAGTGAAACTTCTATCAAGTGACCAGAACAAGAGAATTCTGGTTGTGATTGGCAAAGGAGCAGTGAATGCTTCAAACGAAGTGCGTAAACTTATCAATGATTACAATTTGCCCTTCTTAAGTACTCCGATGGCTAAGGGCGTCGTACCAGATTCACATCCACTTAACGCGTCTTCTGCAAGATCAAAGGCACTGAAAGAGGCAGAGATTGTTTTGGTTCTGGGAGCGAGACTGAACTGGATCTTACATTTTGGAGCTCCACCGAAATGGGACGCAAACACGATTTTCATTCAAGTGGATTGCGATCCTGAATCTTTGGGACAAAATAATCAAAGGGGAGTTGGTTATTCATTGTGTGGTGACATCGGCCTCACTGTTAAGTCTttaattgagaaattgaagcttgaaCGTTGGGCCTATCAAGGGCTTTCAAGGGAACTTAGAAGCGCAATTAAACTCAACCATGAGAAGCTAGCGAAGAAGGAACAAATTGTGCACCACGGTAGACTCAATTATAACAAGGTTTATCAGTGCTTGAGGACGTtcattgatgattcaaGAACCATCATAGTGTCGGAGGGAGCCAATACAATGGACCAGGCTCGAATTTCCTTCCCAACCGACTATCCAAAACACAGGCTCGATGCAGGGACCAATGCGACTATGGGCATAGGTTTAGGATATGCCATAGCAGCCAAGATCGCCAGACCTGATAAGAGCATTGTCCTGCTACAGGGTGATTCAGCCTTTGGATTCTCCGCGATGGAAATTGAAACCGCCGTCAGAAACCGGCTGGGACTTGTTATTATCGTGATGAATAACAGTGGGATTTACCATGGGGTTGGGCAAAAAGTAGAAGGAAGTCTTCCATCAACGGCTCTGAGTCAAGATTGCAGGTACGATCTAGTAGGCCAGGGTTTGGGCGCAGTTGGATATATTGTGCATACTTTACAGGAATTAGAGAAtgccttcaagaaatcactGCAAGCATCATTGATAGCCCAGGAAACAAGCGTCATTAATGTCATTATTGAAGCCGGTAAACAAGGTAAGTTGTCATTTGGTTGGCAAACTGTCAAGAAGGAACGATTATGA
- the SLM5 gene encoding asparagine--tRNA ligase SLM5 (similar to Saccharomyces cerevisiae SLM5 (YCR024C); ancestral locus Anc_1.449) produces MSIFKTALRGYSTTQGLLPTTIKSLYKQISNPPQTVDQINGWVKSVRLLKKVGFIDLQDGSCLNALKVVVPITQLEETEFLKSLKTGQSVSVTGALWNNTPQREQPFELKIADPLNTLSVTGDVSNSYPLQKKAHSIPFLRSLPTLKHRTTYLGSLLRFRSAIEHAISETLESDQFIKVAPPILTSSDCEGAGELFKVASTSGDGYFGKPTFLTVSAQLHLEIMALALSRCYSLIPCFRAEKSDTNRHLSEFWMLELEMCFIDDVHKLTTFVESMLRRVVKSCYDRIDELIPQVDFRDSLSKEEIIERWNLLLSPKPWANITYTDAIEILIEKHKKEPFPKYEPIWGESLQTEHEKWLADKYFNSPVFVTDYPRDCKAFYMKLNTDSPAGRETVACFDLLFPDMGEVVGGSIREDSYQLIFDEVERRNMNRSGELDWYLSLRKEGTVSHGGFGLGLERFVSYLYGNHNIRDAIPFHRSASGNINL; encoded by the coding sequence ATGTCGATCTTTAAGACTGCTCTCCGTGGTTATTCTACTACGCAAGGACTGCTTCCAACAACGATAAAGTCGCTGTACAAGCAGATTTCCAACCCTCCGCAAACAGTTGATCAGATTAATGGGTGGGTTAAATCAGTCAGATTGTTGAAAAAGGTTGGGTTTATCGATTTGCAGGATGGTAGTTGCCTTAACGCTTTGAAAGTCGTCGTGCCAATTACTCAATTGGAGGAGACAGAGTTTTTAAAGAGTTTAAAGACAGGTCAAAGTGTGTCGGTTACAGGAGCTCTTTGGAATAACACACCGCAAAGGGAACAACcttttgaattgaagatcGCTGATCCTTTGAACACGTTATCAGTCACGGGGGATGTGTCCAATTCATATCCTCTGCAGAAGAAAGCTCACTCGATACCATTTCTACGGTCACTACCCACTTTGAAACATAGAACCACGTATTTGGGCTCTCTTCTACGGTTTAGATCTGCTATCGAGCATGCTATATCAGAAACACTTGAATCTGATCAGTTCATTAAAGTTGCTCCTCCAATCCTGACCTCCAGTGATTGCGAAGGTGCCGGagaattgttcaaagtGGCAAGCACAAGCGGTGATGGatactttggaaaacccACTTTCCTCACTGTCTCGGCACAATTGCACTTGGAAATCATGGCATTGGCATTATCACGATGCTACTCGTTGATTCCATGCTTTAGAGCAGAGAAAAGTGATACAAACCGTCATCTAAGCGAATTCTGGATGCTGGAACTCGAGATGtgcttcatcgatgatgtTCACAAACTTACAACCTTCGTTGAGTCGATGTTGAGAAGAGTTGTTAAGTCGTGTTATGACCGAATTGACGAACTCATTCCACAAGTTGATTTCAGAGATTCtctttcgaaagaagaaataataGAAAGATGGAACTTACTTCTAAGCCCCAAACCATGGGCTAACATTACTTATACAGACGCCATCGAAATCCTGATCGAAAAGCATAAGAAGGAGCCTTTTCCAAAGTACGAACCAATTTGGGGAGAATCTCTACAGACTGAGCATGAAAAATGGCTAGCGGATAAGTACTTCAACTCTCCAGTCTTTGTCACCGATTACCCTAGGGACTGCAAGGCATTTTACATGAAGCTAAACACAGATTCTCCAGCTGGAAGAGAAACGGTTGCTTGCTTTGATCTACTTTTCCCGGACATGGGCGAGGTTGTTGGAGGAAGTATAAGAGAAGATAGTTACCAATTGATATTTGATGAGGTggagagaagaaacatgAATAGATCGGGAGAACTTGACTGGTATCTTTCTTTAAGGAAAGAAGGTACTGTTTCTCATGGCGGTTTTGGTTTAGGACTGGAACGGTTTGTCTCTTACCTATACGGCAATCATAACATCAGAGACGCCATTCCCTTCCATAGAAGTGCATCAGGGAATATTAACCTCTGA